The proteins below come from a single Garra rufa chromosome 3, GarRuf1.0, whole genome shotgun sequence genomic window:
- the LOC141332476 gene encoding Fc receptor-like protein 2, whose translation MDNKQTRYRNSSWLIIYSKKSFLVVSQIPLLMSFIHAGLTQGAPTLTVTPDNPVFTGETVILKCGIEYYSYWTYEWFKENRYREVSQMTEKGNTLTIRAAAESDAGQYWCEKLDGGSVSSQSNTVSLIVKGLPTSTLTVTPDNTVFTGETVNLKCEMKSDHSYLRYEWYKGNTNNPVLQTSDRYTVTGDTLRIVKATASDEEWYWCRGQINRRSVSSNFGSGHLSVKDLPTSTLTVTPDSPVFTGETVNLKCVIEYDWTPEWRYEWYKGTDSVMLQMSGRYTVDRDTLTIRAATESDAGQYGCRGQRGGRPNSSHLSSAVSLSVAVRPKPVVKVSPDQRVFRGETVFLTCDIQGGGNIQWTYSWFKDGDTQYPYTTTTSEISFRADYVSDRIEYSCRGERSYLRSSEISDAVTLTVSDLPTSTLTVTPDNTVFTGETVNLKCEMKSDHRNWRYEWYKGNTNNPVLQTSDRYTVTGDTLSIVNAIDSDEEWYWCRGQINGRSVSSHFGSGHLSVKGELNIIVFLLSYENEIQL comes from the exons GAGCTCCTACACTGACTGTGACACCAGACAATCCTGTATTCACTGGAGAGACAGTCATTCTGAAGTGTGGGATTGAGTATTACAGTTACTGGACATATGAGTGGTTTAAAGAAAACAGATACCGTGAAGTGTCACAGATGACTGAAAAAGGAAACACTCTCACTATCAGAGCAGCTGCTGAGTCTGATGCGGGTCAGTACTGGTGTGAAAAACTAGATGGAGGATCAGTCTCATCACAATCAAACACTGTTTCTCTCATTGTAAAGG GTTTACCCACATCTACACTGACTGTGACACCAGATAATACTGTATTCACTGGAGAGACAGTCAATCTGAAGTGTGAGATGAAGTCTGATCACAGTTACTTGAGATATGAGTGGTATAAAGGCAACACAAACAATCCAGTGTTACAGACATCTGATCGTTACACTGTAACTGGAGACACTCTCAGGATTGTAAAAGCCACTGCATCTGATGAGGAATGGTACTGGTGTAGAGGACAGATAAATAGAAGATCAGTCTCATCAAATTTTGGCTCTGGTCATCTCTCTGTGAAGG ATTTACCCACATCTACACTGACTGTGACACCAGACAGTCCTGTATTTACTGGAGAGACAGTCAATCTGAAGTGTGTGATCGA ATATGACTGGACACCTGAGTGGAGATATGAGTGGTATAAAGGCACAGACAGTGTAATGTTACAGATGTCTGGTCGTTACACTGTAGACAGAGACACTCTCACTATCAGAGCAGCTACTGAGTCTGATGCGGGTCAGTACGGATGTAGAGGACAGAGAGGTGGAAGACCAAACTCATCACATTTAAGCTCAGCTGTTTCTCTTTCTGTGGCAG TGAGACCAAAACCTGTAGTGAAGGTGAGTCCAGATCAGCGTGTGTTCAGAGGAGAGACAGTCTTTCTCACATGTGACATACAGGGAGGAGGAAACATTCAGTGGACATACAGCTGGTTTAAAGATGGAGACACTCAATATCCAtacacaacaacaacatcagagaTCAGTTTCAGAGCTGATTATGTGTCTGATCGTATTGAATACAGCTGTAGAGGAGAGAGATCATACTTACGGAGTTCAGAAATCAGTGATGCTGTTACACTGACTGTATCAG ATTTACCCACATCTACACTGACTGTGACACCAGACAATACTGTATTCACTGGAGAGACAGTCAATCTGAAGTGTGAGATGAAGTCTGATCACCGTAACTGGAGATATGAGTGGTATAAAGGCAACACAAACAATCCAGTGTTACAGACATCTGATCGTTACACTGTAACTGGAGACACTCTCAGTATTGTAAACGCCATTGATTCTGATGAGGAATGGTACTGGTGTAGAGGACAGATAAATGGAAGATCAGTCTCATCACATTTTGGCTCTGGTCATCTCTCTGTGAAGGGTGAGTTGAACATCATTGTCTTCCTACTCTCCTATGAGAATGAAATACAATTGTGA